One window from the genome of Candidatus Limnocylindrales bacterium encodes:
- the pal gene encoding peptidoglycan-associated lipoprotein Pal, with protein sequence MNVRFSSKVLGSLVVLLLFLQITGCAKKTKPIPSSAPTGNQIVAPPVTNPETTPAQNPSSITDKNISETAKPKRPTGEYVDASSVLKDVFFDFDKSDLKPEARRALEENAAWLKKNPQVQILIEGHCDERGTVEYNEALGERRALSVKSYLINLGISADRISTISYGELKPFDPGHNEEAWAKNRRAHFKISTERVSQGPSQ encoded by the coding sequence ATGAATGTGCGTTTTTCAAGTAAAGTTCTAGGGAGCTTAGTAGTGTTATTGTTATTTTTACAGATCACGGGCTGTGCAAAGAAAACCAAGCCGATTCCTTCCTCGGCTCCTACCGGGAATCAAATTGTAGCACCTCCGGTCACCAATCCCGAGACTACTCCGGCCCAGAACCCTTCATCGATTACGGATAAAAACATATCTGAAACGGCAAAGCCTAAACGTCCCACCGGAGAATATGTGGATGCTTCGAGCGTATTAAAGGATGTCTTTTTTGATTTTGATAAATCTGATCTAAAACCGGAGGCCCGAAGAGCTTTGGAAGAGAATGCTGCCTGGCTTAAAAAGAATCCCCAGGTTCAGATTCTCATCGAAGGTCATTGCGATGAAAGGGGAACGGTAGAGTATAATGAAGCCCTTGGGGAGCGAAGGGCCTTAAGTGTAAAGAGTTATTTGATAAACCTTGGAATAAGCGCCGATAGAATCTCGACGATCAGTTATGGGGAACTAAAACCCTTTGATCCGGGGCATAATGAAGAGGCCTGGGCCAAGAATCGACGAGCACACTTCAAAATTTCAACCGAGAGGGTTTCTCAGGGACCTTCCCAGTAA
- a CDS encoding potassium channel protein, protein MPVYPSIYRRKMLTALILILIVICGGILGYTTLEGWSLLDAIYMTVITLATVGYGEIHPLSSRGRIFTMGLILSGIGIIGYGMSVFAAFIVDGELGRLMKRRKMQKQIQKLSNHFIICGAGDTGRWIVEEFLKTKIPFVVIEKDHTTLEMLKNQGVLQYIEGDATKDAVLLEAGIERARGLVSALPTDKDNVFVVLTARALNPHLKIVSRVVEEESEKKLLAAGAHSVVSPNFIGGLRMASLLIRPAVVDFLDTMLREGDGTLRVEEIEVPPHSSLSGKTLGEAQIPQKTGLIVIAIKNRQEGKYTYNPKPSTHIQKGDILIVMGEPEQVDKLRKLAGEED, encoded by the coding sequence ATGCCCGTATATCCATCGATTTACCGCAGGAAAATGTTAACGGCCCTCATTCTTATCCTGATTGTAATCTGTGGCGGCATTCTGGGATATACCACCCTTGAAGGATGGTCGTTATTGGATGCTATTTATATGACCGTTATCACCCTGGCTACCGTGGGTTATGGGGAAATCCACCCTCTTTCTTCCCGGGGTAGAATTTTTACCATGGGCCTTATTTTAAGCGGTATCGGTATTATTGGATACGGAATGAGCGTATTTGCAGCGTTTATTGTCGATGGGGAATTAGGTCGTTTAATGAAGAGGAGGAAAATGCAAAAGCAAATCCAAAAATTATCCAACCATTTTATTATCTGTGGAGCAGGAGATACCGGACGATGGATTGTGGAGGAGTTCTTGAAGACAAAAATCCCTTTTGTAGTAATAGAGAAAGATCATACAACCCTGGAGATGCTAAAAAATCAAGGGGTCCTTCAATATATCGAAGGGGACGCCACCAAAGACGCGGTTTTATTAGAGGCCGGTATAGAAAGAGCCAGGGGTTTAGTCAGTGCCCTCCCTACAGACAAGGACAATGTTTTTGTGGTGTTAACTGCCCGGGCCTTAAACCCCCACTTAAAAATTGTATCCCGAGTAGTTGAGGAGGAGTCAGAGAAAAAATTATTAGCTGCCGGTGCCCATAGTGTGGTTTCTCCGAATTTTATAGGAGGTCTCCGGATGGCCTCCCTCCTTATCAGGCCTGCAGTAGTTGACTTTCTAGATACTATGTTACGAGAAGGGGATGGTACCCTGCGTGTGGAGGAAATTGAAGTCCCTCCCCATTCCTCACTTTCGGGAAAAACATTGGGAGAAGCCCAGATCCCTCAAAAGACCGGGTTGATCGTAATAGCCATAAAAAATCGGCAGGAGGGTAAATATACCTACAACCCTAAACCCTCTACCCATATCCAAAAGGGGGATATTCTTATTGTTATGGGAGAGCCAGAACAGGTTGATAAACTTAGAAAACTTGCCGGTGAGGAAGATTGA